The DNA window ACCGGGTCAATTCTTCCTTCGGCGAGGAGATGACGCGCTATCAGACGGACCACATCCGCGGCGACACCTCGCCGACGGAGTACTCACCACCATCGTGTGCGACCATGAAGTCCTACGGTGACTGCGTGAACAAAGACGACCTCTGTGAGCGCATTCCCCACCCGATGGCCTACTACGAGGAGCGAATCGACGAGGCCGACGACGACGTCGAAGACTGGCGGGAGACAGACGGCGAGGACGGACAAGAAGCGACTGGCGACTGACCGGCGAACGTCGCTGACGCCGATGGATTTCAACCCCCTGAACGATCACTTTTGGGACGGATCGTCCGTCAACTCGTCCGCCCGTCGCTGAATGTCCTCGAGCGCTCGTTCCTGTTCGCCTCGAGCGAGGCCACCGGATTCGACGTGTCGGCCCTCGTACTGCCGCGACGGAATCGCGTTCCAGACGTCCGAGTTCTCGCCGTCCTCATCGACAGCATCAGAATCGGTGTCGACGAGACCCTTCTGAATCGACGCCAAAGACTGCCCAGAACGAGCACTGCAAGCACGCCCACCAGCCCGACGACGAATGGGGCGACACCAGAAACCGAGCGGCGGAGGAAGGAGGACGCGAGGAGGACGAAAATCGTCACAACGGCGAGTGGCCGTACCCGAGATCGCGTCCGTTGCTCCGAGGCCGAACTCGTCTCACCGCTGTCCATACGTCGTATCAGCGATAGAGAGTGGAAAGAATTGCGCCGAGTGCTCAAACCGAACTCTGTGCGTCCGAATCGTCGGCCTCGAGACCGTCGCCGGGTTCGTTCATCACGAACGCGAGGGCAATACCGACGAGCGTCAAGAGGAGGATAAAGCCGATAATTGCGAAGACGAGCATCTCGCCGCCTTCCGTCGACAAGGCACCGTTGTCTCCCCCGTATTCGGAGCCAATTCCGATCATCGCACCGAGCATCAAGAGGACGGTAGAGACGGCGACGACGATTTCGATGATTCGGTCACGCTCGAGCATTATCGGATCGATTTCGGCGGCCCGGCAAAAAGCGCTTCGAAGGACGTGGGACGGGCGAGAGAAGCCGGCAGAAACACCCGATCGGAACCCGTGTTCGGGGCCGAATTTAGGGTGAGGCCTCGGAAAATGGCATATAATATCCGTGCCAGCACTCGCCGGCGCGGCCGTTATTTTGCTCGAGGCCCTACCACTATCGAATAGCCAGCCGACTGCCTGCTGTCAGATCACGACGCCGGAAGCCATCGCGCGCTGCCGGTCGTCGCTGATCGTCCCATCACTTCGACGCACTATGAACACAACAGCGTCACCGAAAACGCCACTGCCAGTACCGTCACGCGAGCACCTCGACGGACGGTCCCGCCGCGCTCGATCCGAGGCGATGTCCGTCCGTTCACTCGGGAGAGGACTCTACGAGGTCGAATCGGCGAGCGACCACACCTACCTCGTCGACCTCGAGAGCGGCCGCTGTACCTGCCCGGATCACATCTTCCGCGAGGCTCGCTGTAAGCACATCCGCCGCGTTGCCATCGAGATTACCGACGGCCGGACGCCGCCACCCGGCGAACTCGCCGTCGAATGTCACGACTGCGGAAAGATGTTCTTCGTCCCCGAAGACGACGACGCCGTCCACGGACCCGCCTACTGCTCGAGACACACCGTCTGGCCGGGCGATACGGTCGTCGACCGCGAGACGGGTGATCGACTCACCGTCGTCGACGTCTCCGACCTTCGAGCCGACGCCGTCGAGATCGGGGCCGTCGACACCTCCGTCGCCGAGTACGCCACGAACGAGCGCTACGAGCCGGACGTGCCCGTCGTCGGGGCTATCTACCCCCACGCGACGGTCGCCACGAACGGCGTCATCCCGGACTCGTTGAAGGTCTACGTCTTCCCGCGGACGAGACTCGAGAAAGCGGACTGAGAACGCCGACGCGAGCCTCGAGGGCGCTCGAGGCTCGCCTTCGGTGACGACGCCGTCGTGAGTTACTCGAGCACCTCGGCGGCTTCTTCGACGTCCATCACACCCTGTTCGACCGCGTTGAGCACGCGGAGGATGTCTTCGTCCGGGCCGTCGTCCGACTCGTCGCCGACTTGCTCGAGCGTGACCTTCTCGGAGCGACCGACGAACTCCGCGAAATCGGTGCCCTCAGCGATAGCCGTCTCCTTTTTGACTCGGTAGTTGCCGCCGTCGGTCACGTAGAGGTCGCCGGGGTGAAAGAAGTACCAGTCCTCGCGATCGAATCGAACGCCGATACGGGGCTTCGCGCCGAAGTTCTGTGCGAAGTAGATCAGTGCTTCGACCTCTTCGCCGGTGAGATAGATCGGGTCGCCTGAACTCGATTTCGCCTCGACCGCGTAGAAGTCCTCGCCGTCACCGGCGAGTACGTCGGGAAGTTCTCGTTCCGTCGCAGAACCGCTTGCGGGTGCACGCATCACCGCGAATCCGGACTCGTCGAGTTCGTTGACGAGTTCCCGTTCGCGCCGGTCACCCTTCGCCTGAGACATACACCGCACTCACGTGCGGCCCCTAATAAAGTGATGGACAGCGTCGCGCTCGCGGAAAACGGAGTGTGGCACTACAGGAGTGGAACAGCCGTGACCGCCTCGAGGAGCATCGACGGGGCAGGTTCCGCTTCGTCGATCTCGAACTCGATGGCGAGATACAAGATGGCGAACTGGAAGGCGTTGAGCGCGGCGTGGGCCGCGGTGGGAACGAGGAGGTTGTCCGTTTTCGCGTAGAGGTAGCCGAAGATGACCGAGCCACCGAACATGATGGTCAGCGACGCGAACGTCGCGACGAGTTCGCCGGCGAGCAAGTACATCGGGAGGTGAACGAGCGCGAAGATGACGCTCGTGACGATGACCGCATGCATTCGGGTGAACGCCGCGTACAGACGTTTCTGGATGACGTTCCGGAAGAGGAACTCCTCTGCGGGCGCGTTGAAGAAGAAGACGATGAAGATCATAATCAGGATCATCGTCTGGTCCTCACCGACGATGTCCATGACGTTGCTCTCGGCGGCGGGAACGTTGAGGAGGGTAAAGAGCAGACTGACGACGTAGAGGAAGACGATCGTCCCGATACTGCCGCCAATCAGGTACTTCCAGTCGTTCTTCGTCGGCACGTGGAGGTCGATCCACGACAGGCCACGACCGGTCGCGACCAGATAGATCACGCCGGCGAGTGCCATGCCGACGAAGTTGAGGATCAACAGGAGCGCCCGCCCTTCGATCGAGGCGTCCCCGAGTCCCTCGAGTAATGCTGGGTCGTACAAAAAGGCCGGAAGCGTCGAGAACTCGGCAACGAGAAGACCGAAGACCGTCAGACCGATGGCGACGAGCGTCGATCGAAGCGGTGCACCATCTCGATCGGTGTCAGTTGAGCGGGAAGGCGTCTCCATACCCCAGCGTACGGGTGGGGCCTCCTTGGGTGTTCCTTCTTCGGGTCACCGTCCGTCGGTGGGGCTACCGACGGAGTCTACGTCCCGTGATCCCACGAGCCCATGTACTCCTGTTGAGTATCCGTCAGCGAATCGAACTCGACACCCTCGGCCTCGAGTTTGATCTCGGCGATCTCCTTGTCGAGTTCGTCGGGCACGTCGTGAACACCGGCATCGTACGCCTCACCGTTCTCGAGCATCTCACGGACGCAGACGGCTTGAATGCCGAAACTCTGGTCCATGACCTCGACGGGGTGGCCGAGCGAGACGGGGGCGGCGAGGTTGACGAGACGGCCTTCCGCGATGACGTTCAGTCGACGGCCGTCCTCGAGTTCGTAGGCTTCGACGCCGTCGCGGGCTTCGTAGCGATCGACGGCGAGGTCGTCTAAGGCCTCGAGGTCGATTTCGATGTCGAAGTGACCCGCGTTGGCGAGCAAGACACCGTCTTGCATCGACTCGAAGTGCTCCTCGACGACGACGTCGCGGTTGCCCGTCGTGGTGAGGAAGACGTCGCCCACCTCGGCGGCGTCGGCCATCGGGAGGACCTCGTAGCCCTCCATGTGGGCCTCGAGAGCGCGGCGGGGCTCGACTTCGGTGACGACGACGTTCGCGTTCTGTCCGGCGGCCTTCTTCGCGACGCCTTTGCCACAGTAGCCGAAGCCAGCGACAACGACGGTCTTGCCGGCCCACGAGAGGTTCGTGGTCATGGCGATGGAGGCGAGAGAAGACTCGCCCGTGCCGTGGACGTTGTCGAAGAGGCGCTTCATCGGCGTGTCGTTGACGGCGAAGACGGGGTACTCGAGTGCGCCGTCGTCGTCCATCGCGCGCAGGCGGTGGACGCCGGTCGTGGTCTCTTCGGCCCCGCCGACGATGCCGTCGATCAGTTCGGGGTAGTCCTCGTGGATCGCCGCGACGAGGTCCATCCCGTCGTCGACGGTGACGGTCGGCTCGTGGGCGATGACGGCCTCGATAGCGTCGTAGTACTCTTCGTCGTCGACGCCGCGTTTGGCGTAGCTCGTGATGTTCTCGTGGGTGTCGAGTGCCGCAGAGACGTCGTCGTGCGTGGAAAGCGGGTTGCAGCCCGTCACTGCGACCTCCGCGCCACCCTCTGCGAGCGTCTCGACGAGAACCGCCGTCTTCGCCTCGACGTGCATCGCCATCGCGATGATCTCGCCCTCGAAGGGCTGTTCCGCGACGAATTCCTCGCGGACGCGCTCGAGGATGGGCATGTGCTGGGTCGCCCAATCCATCTTCCGTCGGCCCTCTTCGCGTGCGGACTCGAGGTCCGCCAGTTGCTCGCTGATCGGCGGATACGCAGTCTCGGTCATACGGTGAGTGAGTGCAAGCGCCGTCAAAACCCTACCGAAGCGATGGCGTCGGACTCGGGGCGAACGGTCCGAATCATCGCGGTCTGTCGTGTGCTTGAAAAGGAGTTTTCGACGATCGAAACGCCCGCAATCACGGGCGCTCGAGTGCACGAACGACACGACGGGGACGTGCCCCTGACAGCCTCACTCGAGTCGTCGGTCGCCGTTCGTCTTCACGGAATCGCTCAGCGTCGTTCGATCACTGTTCAGCGTGCTGGAAATACGGTCCAACGTGAGAGGATTACGGTCCAGCGTGGTTCGGTGGGCCGCTGTCGTCATCGTCCTCGTCGGCTTCAGCTTCGTCGTCGTCGCTCTCATCGCCGCCGTCCTCCTCGTCTTCATCGTCTTCGTCATCGTCCGCTGGGCCAGCGTGGGCCGGTGGGCCCTGTCCGTCGTCGTCATCGTCACCAGATGGACCGGCGTGGTCCGGCGGGCCGGCGTGGTCGGGTGCGTTACCCGGGTTGTTCTCGACTGCGAAGCTCGCAATCGAGAGGCCTGGTGGGCCATCGGAGTCGTTGTCCTGGGCGAACGAAGAGACGAGCGAGCCGAAGTTGTCGGCGTCAGCGTCCTCGTCCTCGTCGACCGGCTCGAGCGTTGTCGTCTCCTCGACGGACTCGTCGTCGACGGTCGTCTCGAGTGTGAGTTCGACGCTCTCGTTCCCGTCCGGAGCCTCGAGGGCGACCGTGCCGTTCTCGTCGGTCGTGTGCGTGCCGACGTCCGCGTAGGAGTCGTTGTCGTCGACGGTATCGACCGTCACGTTCGTGTCGGCGACGCCGTCGCCGTCTGCGCTGACCGTCGCGGTGACGTTCTCACCGTCCTGATCGACCTCGATGGATGGGGCCTCCTCGTCATCGTCGGACGCCTCGAGCGTCGCGGTCTTCGTCTCCGTCGTCGCGTCGTCGGCCGTCACTTCGAGACCGATGTCGACGTCGGAGTCAGGTGCGGGGAGTTCGACCAACCCATCGTCGTCGGTCGTGTGCTCGCTCGTACCGTCGTAGGAGTCGTTGTCGTCAGTGGTCGTCACGTCGACGGTCGCGTTCGCGACCGCGCTCTCGTTCGATTCGACCGTCACGACGTACTGTTCTTCGTCGACGTCGACTACGAGGTCATCTCCATTCTCTTCGTCTGTCGCCGCTGCCCCCAGTGGAGCCAGCGCAGACACGACCATGATCATCGCCAGTGTCGCTGCAAGCAATCGGTACCTGTTCATTCTACTCGGGACATTCAGGGTTTTGTGAATAAACCCCCGAGGCAGTTCTCGACAGTTGCCCGCAGTTGAAACGGTAGTAGAACAGTTTGTAGCGTTTATAACGAAATCTAGACGTTCAGATTTCGTTTTCGACTGTGAGGAGTGGCCGTCGCGAATGGGCGTCGGTCGTCAGTTTGCTGCGCGGTCGACGAGCGCCATCGCGGCCTCTCCCGCTGCCGTTCGAACCGACTCCTCCTCGAGCGTGAGGACGTCGCGATCACGCATGAGCACCTGCCCGTCACAGATCGTGTGGCGAACGTCGGCCGCCGCCGTGGCGTACGCGAGGTGACTCACGAGGTCGTGGTGTGGCGTGAGGTGGGGTTGCTCGAGGTCGATCACGGCGAGGTCGGCGGGGGCCCCTTCCTCGAGTCGGCCGGACTCGAGGCCGATGGCGTCGGCGCTTCCCTGCGTCATCATGTGGACGGCTGATTCGGCGTCGACGGCGCTCGCGTCGCCGTCTTTGAGTTTGCCGATCATGGCCGCGTCGCGTGTCTCGTCGAGCATCGAGAGATCGTTGTTCGAGGCCGCGCCGTCGGTGCCGATGCCGACGGTGACACCGGCGTCGAGCATCCGTTGGACGGGGGCGATGCCACTCGCCAGTTTCATGTTCGAGGCGGGACAGTGGATGACGCTCGTGCCGGCCTCCGCGAGCAGTCCGATCTCGCTTTCATCGAGGTGGACGCCGTGGGCGAGGAAGTCTCCCTCCTCGAGCATCCCGCGCTCGGCGGCGTAGGCCATCGGCCGCACGCCGCGTTCCTCGACGATGGGCGTCACTTCGTTTGTGGTCTCGTTGCCGTGGAAGTGGATCGGGACGCCGAGGTCGCGAGCCTTCGGGACGAATTCCTCGAGGTACTCGCTTCCGACCGTCGTCAGCGAGTGGGGCATGAAGGCCGTCGAGATCCGACCGTCGGCGCGCCCGTCGAGGGCTTCGGCGACCTCGAGTCCTTCCTGAGCGTCCGCGCGGGCTTCCTCCTCGTCGGACGCCACGGTGACGATTCCGTGGCCGAGTCGTGCGCGGAGGCCGGCCTCCTCGACGGCGTCGGCAATCTGGGGGACCATGAAGTACATGTCCGCGAAGGCGGTCGTCCCGGATTTGATCATCTCGAGCAGGCCGAGTTTCGCGCCGATGTGGACGTCCTCGGGGGTCAATTCGGCTTCGGTCGGCCAGATATCCTCCTGGAGCCACGCGTCGAGTGGCTTGTCGTCGGCGTACCCGCGGAGGAGCGTCATGGCGACGTGTGAGTGGCCGTTGACGAAGCCGGGCGTGACGAACGACCCCGTCGCGTCGATCGTTTCGTCGGCGTCGCCCGCCAGATTGTCGCCGATCTCGAGAATCTTTCCGCTGTCCTGATCGATCAGTACGTCCGCTCGCGTCACCGAAATGTCGGGTAACAGCACCTGCCCGCCGGTGATCGCCAGTGTCGTCATGCACGTGCGTTTCTCCCGAGACGGCGTTATACTGTCGAATGAGATTCTAACATGGTTACGATGAGTATCGCGGCGAACACCGCCAGTACCCGTCCCGCTCGTCGATTTCGTAGCCGACCGACTCGAGTGCCGTCGCCGTCTCGGCCGGCACGTCACCCGCCAGCCCCTCGTCGTGTGTCTCGACGAAAACGGTCGGTTCGTGACACTCGAGCGTCGCTCGAGCCCCGCGAAGGACATCGGGAGCCGCCCCTTCGACGTCGATTTTGAGCACGTCCGGCGGCGAGAGCGCGTCGTCCTCGCGGACGAGGTCGTCCAGTCGATAGCTCGAGACGGAACGCACGTCCGTGACGCTAGCTCCCCAGCGAGTTGCGCTCTCGCGGTCGAACGCCGACAGTTCGGGGTACGTCGAGACGTAGAACGGCCGGGTTCGGGTTTCCGCGCCGAGTCCGCAGGGACGGACGTCGATTCGGTTCTCGAGCGCGTTTGCCCGGATATTCGCCTGGAGACGCTCGCATGTGGACGGCGACGGTTCGAACGCGACGACGCGGCGGTCGGGCGATCCACTCGCGAGCGCGAGGGCGTAGATACCGACGTTCGCGCCGATATCGTAGATGACGTCCGTCGAGCCACAGCGAGCGGCCACTTCCTCGAGCATCGAATCATCCGCGTGGCGAGTCAGCGGTTCGTAACAACGTACCGTGCCTGCGGCCGTTCGGTTGGTTCGCGCGAGCAGTTCGTACTCGTAATTCGCCCAGGCGACTCGGTCGTACGTCCGATAGCCGACGCTCCGGGCGAGCGAGCGTGCCCGACTCACGACCCTGTCGGCGGACTCGAGCGGGCGCACGTGCTCACTGACACGAGCCACGCAGTTGATCTTTCGTCCGGGTGTCGATGTGTGAAGAGGCGAGACGAATACGACAGCGAGGGCCCAACATCGAATTCTCGAGCGATTCAGGCACCGACAGAAGCGAAGCGGGAGTGAGTCAACGAGTCGAGTTGAGATGTCAACACGAGATTACGGTGACAGACAGTGGTGGTGTCGATATCGCGTTGGCTGCTGTCGACCGTGGCGAGAGAACGGCTCTCGCTGTCGTTTTTCGCACTTGCTGAGCGAACGTACGACGATTCCAGCCACTCGAACAGTTTCATATCGTGAATGTATCGGGCGGTATATATCACCGAAGCCTGTCATCGAGATTCGATGATACATGTCAACAAATAACTCAGAGGGTGATGGAAACGTCGACCACGTCGAGTACGGCACCGTCGAACACGACGATCCAGGCCCGGCGAGCGACGACACGTGGAACACCGTCGAGGCGGACAGCGCATCCGTCGCGTTCGACTGGGGGTTCGAAGACCCGCCTGCTGTCATCGTCGAACCGGCCGAAGAGACCTCGGTGGGTCTCCACCGAGCGATCAACGTCTCCGCGACGGGGTTCGAAACGCGGTGGATGGTCTACGACGACGACTCCGAAGCCGTCGACGCCGACTGGGCCGCATTCGGCGAAGCAGCCCAGAGTCGCGGCCACGAACCCAGCGCGAGCGAGACGCACATCCGACCCGGCGGCCCCTGGCCGACCGAGACCCAGCAGTTGAACATCAACTCGTTACACGACTACGAGCAACTCGAGCGATCCCTCGAGCGAATCGAACGGAAGGGCAGCGGCGAGGTGACCGTCGAGTCCGTCGGGGAATCGAACGAGGGTCGCGACATCTACCTCGCGACGGCGGGATCGGGCGACACGGACGTGTTCCTCTTCGCCGAGCAACACGCGGACGAGGCGACGGGTTGTGAGGCGTTGTTGAACCTGCTCGACGAACTCGCTGCCGGGGGCAGGTGGAACGACCTGCTTTCGGAGTTAACGATCCACGTGATGCCCCGAGCGAACCCGGACGGCACCGAGGTCGGCGAGTTGCGCCACCGGTTCAACGTCGATCCGGACGCCCCCGCGAGGGACGAATCGGTGGGAATCTACACCGACTACGACGACGCCGGCGTCGGCTGGGACGTCAATCGCTACCACTGGTTCGACTGGACCGAGAGCGAACTCTACCAGAACCTGCCCGAGGAGTACCCCGAGAATCCCGTTCCAGAGGCCCAGATTCTCGTCGATACCATCGAGGAGATCGACCCCCTCTGGGTCGCCGATTTCCACAACCAGTATCACTACATCAGTGACGACGGCGAGAACATCACCGGCTCGGTCTACTGGCCGACATCACCCGGTGCCGACGACGACGCGGTCGACCTCTCGAAACAGCTCTGTCGTGGCATCTACGACGACGTCGACTCGCAGGGGAACACGACGCTCACCCAGTTCCCCGGCGGCGACGGCCGGGGCATCGCTCGAAACAGCTACGGCGAGGAGGGCATCGCCTGCGTCCTCATCGAGATGCGCGGCCAGACCGACGAGTTCGGCCAGAAATCCGGCGGCCAACTCATCAGAACCGCCTACGAGATGACGGTAAGCATGCTCGAGCGAACGGCCGACGAGTCCGTCTTCGACATCGACCCCGAGGCGGCCGACGAGATGCCAGAACGCGGCGAGCGCTACCAGCGAACGTTTCACCCCTCCGAGGAACTGGAAGCCGAACTCGAGGAGGATGAGGCGGAACTGGACGACGACTACTTCGAATGTACCTGCTAAGCAGCCATGACCAACGACACACACTCCACGGCGGACGACCCGAAGCGGACTGACGAATCGAAATCGATCAACGAATCAAAGCCGGTCGATGGGAAGCAACCAGACGAGGCGACGAGCGAGCGCGAGCGGTCCTCGAGCAGCGCCCAATCGTCGAGCGGGGCGATCGATCCGACGAGCGATTCCGGGCTGGGCCTGGCACTCGAGCGCCGACACGTCATCGCGAGCACCCTCGCGGCAGTTGGCCTCGCCGGCGCGGGCACGGCACAGGCGAGACACGAAACCAGCGATCAGGACAATGAGCAGGGTCAGGGCCAGGGCGATATCGACGTGAAGACGGGTCACATCTCCCACGAAAGTCCCGGAGCGGCCGACGACGGCACGTGGAACACGTACGAAGTCGACCAACAGACGGTCGAGTTCGAGCAATCGTTCGAAGCGCCGCCGGTCGTCTTCATCGGCGCAGCCGACTACACGACCATCGGCATGTTCCGAGCCATCGACGTCACGGAAAGCGGGTTCGAGTCCCGGTGGATGGTCTATCAGAGCGAGTCGTTCGCCCCGCCGGACGCACAGTGGGTCGCCGTGGGGCAATCATGAACGTCGAGTACCGCGAAATCGCCAGTTCGAGCGATCCCTCCGATTCCCACCCCTGGTACGACATCGCCGTCGACGAGGAAGCCGGCACGCTACGGATCGAAGACGAAGCCGACGGCGGACTGGACGCGACGCTCTCGAGCGGCGAGGAGACCATCGGCGAGGGGAGCGACGTCGACACCGACAGCGACCTGATCGTCGCGTTGACCCAGGAGGGCGACCTCATCACCTACAACACGGACGAGACCGAGGTGCCACCGCTTCGCGCGCATCTGGCCTGGTACGACGCGGCGACGGACACCCTCGAGGTGCTCGAGTTCGTCGAACCTGCGTAGAACCCCACGCTCGCGGAGACCGTAGAGACAACTCACGACGGCCAAACACCTTCGGCGAACGGCGTCGTTGCTCGAGCGTGGGTAGTAAATCGATGCCAACCGACCCGCTCGAGCGAATCGTCGAAACGGCGTTCGACGCCGACGTTCGCTCCTGCCGGCGACCACACTCCGGCTCGGTCGCCGAAACTGCAGTACTCGAACTCGAGAACGCTCGCGGCGACGTTCCCCGGCGACTCGTCTGCAAACGCGGCGGAGCCAGCATCTGGACCGGCGACGCGATCGAATCCGCCGTCCTCAGGGTACTCGAGCAGCGGAGCGACCTGCCCGTTCCGGGCGTGCTGGCGTCCGGGAAAATTGTGGGTGAGAGAGGGTCGGCGCGCGAGACCGACCCACTCGAGCGATGGGCGTGTTACGAGTTTCTCGAGGGGACCAATCCCGGCCCTGGGTACGCTACTCTCGAGCCCACCGTACGCCGGCGACTGGTGGCCGACGCGGGAGCGCACCTGGGGCGACTGCACGGAACGCCGGGACTCGAGTTCGACCGCGTCGGCGGGCTGGCCCGCGGAGAGAACGGCACCGACCTCGTCCTGTGCGAGCCGACGGGATGGCACGCCGTCGATTCGGATACACTCCGCGAGCAGCTCCCGATCTCGGTTCCGCCGACCGGCGATAGCGGCCGTCGGCCAGTGTTGACACACGGCGACTACCAGCCCAGCAACCTGCTGGTCGACGATAGCGGCGCGATCACGGCCGTCCTCGACTGGGGCAACGCTCACGTCACCCACGCCGAGTACGCCCTCGCGCGAGCGGAGGTGCGGTTCGTCGACAGCTACGTGGGGCGACTGTCTCGAGCGGAGCGGCGACGACTTCGATCACTGTTTCGAGCGGCGTACGCCCGGTACGCGCCACTCGAGGCGGGCTTCGATCGACGGGCCCCACTCGAGAAGCTGCGATGGGTGGCGCAGTCGGGGTCAAATTACGCCCGACTCCTCGGCGATTCTCGCGGGCGACGCCAACTGTGGCGACAGTTCCGTCGGCTCCTCGAGTGAGTCGAATAGTGGCGAGCGTGTACGGAGTCGGCGGATTTATCCTCGCTTTCGTCGACAGGTCAGGTATGAACGGGAGCGATGACGACCGTGACGGCTGGGCCGAGACGGAATCGGAGCGTCGCGAGGAGTACGGCGTCGCGACCGACAGGGAGTCCGAACGCGACGACTCGTGGGAGTCGGACCGTCCGACCGTCGACCTCGCCGACGACGATGGGAAGCGACGGTCCTCGAGTCCGACCCCGGCCGGTGAGCCAGGAGAAGGTCGTGATCCGTCGCCGGCGGATCCGCCCGATTCGGCGGCAATTCGCAACTGGACGCTGCTCTCGGCTGCGCTCGCGGTGATCTCGCTGGCGACCGCAGCGGCGATTTTCGGCACCTACGAGGCCCCGACAGCTACGGCCGGGGCCGTCGTCCTCGGCGCGGGATTCGGGCTGATCGCCATCGCCGGCCGGTCGTTCCCGCTGATTTTCGGCTACCTCGACGACGCGTGGTCCGAGCACCGACGGTACGTCGGGTTTTCGGCTGGGTTGTTCGCCTTCGGGATCCTCGTCGGAGCCCTGCTCTACGCCGCCGGGATCAACCTGATCGATCTGTTGCTCGAGATCGTCGCCGAGGAGTTAGGCGAGGAGGAACTCCCCGGCGGCGAGGGTGAACTAGCCGACGAGGAGACCATCGACCTCTCGGCAACGTTTTTCATCGTCAACAACACGCCGCCGTTTCTCGCGGCGATTTTCGGCGC is part of the Natronorubrum sediminis genome and encodes:
- a CDS encoding stage II sporulation protein M, which produces MNGSDDDRDGWAETESERREEYGVATDRESERDDSWESDRPTVDLADDDGKRRSSSPTPAGEPGEGRDPSPADPPDSAAIRNWTLLSAALAVISLATAAAIFGTYEAPTATAGAVVLGAGFGLIAIAGRSFPLIFGYLDDAWSEHRRYVGFSAGLFAFGILVGALLYAAGINLIDLLLEIVAEELGEEELPGGEGELADEETIDLSATFFIVNNTPPFLAAIFGALTFGFFTFVIMVFNGIVVGNIAAFTGMESGFGIVIALLAPHGIFELTALFVAAGVGFRFLYRAGERIAGTRDALFTKRYLVGTLALVIFAWLVLVLAAFVEAYVTFLVAEALFPDAV